TCTACATCTTGAGAATATCTCCAAGAAGAGTATACAGACAAATtgtgtgttctgttttctgtcatATTTAACATCTCTTTTATTCTTGTGAACAAACAATCCAGAACCACTTTTCTCTTGCAGTGAACAGAAGTCTTAAGCTTTAGTTATATCGTTTTCTGTGCAGTATTgatagaattatttttttttctttgtcctaaCTCTATACTATCTAAATATAATGCAACTTTATTATGTTATGCTTAAATCTAGAGTTAACCGTTGTCACAGACAAATGGCAGAAATTGCTGTAAATGCGATACTGACAGTAGCAGATATGGAACGCAAAGATGTTGATTTTGAGCTCATCAAAGTACAAGGCAAAGTGGGAGGCAGACTGGAAGATACGCAGTTGGTTAAAGGAGTGATTGTGGATAAAGATTTCAGTCATCCACAGATGCCTAAAGTAAGTGATGCGTGTGTGTCAACTGTAATGGTTTAAACAAGATTGTCTCAAAATACATCAGTTCAAATACTGTCCCAGCATTCCTTAAGTATTTAAATGTGATATGGTttgatttggtttgtttttttcactcattttctcAAATGGGGAGAGGCAAAGGAGCATTAAATTATTTGTGTTGGAGAGACCAAGGTACAATTCAAGTAGTCTTGAGAAAATGAGCCATGTTCTTGGGGAAGATACTATTGTGCACTTAAGTGAGGACAAGTGCAGAGTTCTGTACTGAAACAGAAATAATCATCTGTAGAATGTAGTATCATGAGCTATGTCAGAGTTTAACACCTACTGTAAATGTATCGGATGTTGCATGCAAGTCTAGAATAAGATCTTCTACaagtctaaaaatattttttaataggtTGCGTTCTTTATCCTATAAAGAAAGACTTGTAGAAAATACCCATCTTTTGAAACATAAAAGGTAGCCGCAAAGAAGGAGCATGCGTAGTGTTCTCCATGGTCGCTGTGAGTAGGAGAGGAAATGCAGTTACAGGTttgatgcttaaaaaaagaaagagacaactGGTGAAGACTGTTACATGCTTGAACAATATCTTGAGAAGTTGTGGAATTTCTTTTATGTGGGTTAAATAGACATGTGACTTGTCATAGAATTATGTGGATCTAGTTAGTGTCACTTTAGAATCAGTCAAATGATCTTCAAGATGGCTCCTGTTGCTACTTTTTTAATATGTGTCTTTGTCTTGTGCAAGTACCAGAAGGAGGTGTATTACTGAGGTCagaattcaacttttttttttttttttaatttttaggaaCTTAAAGATGCTAAAATTGCAATCCTTACCTGTCCATTTGAACCACCTAAGCCTAAAACCAAGCATAAGCTTGATGTAACATCTGTGGAAGATTACAAGGCACTGCAGAAATATGAAAAGGAGAAATTTGAAGAGATGGTGAAACAGGTAGAgtctttagaagtatttttttttgttttctgtggttttcCTAGGCTTTACACAAAACAGCATAATTGATTTATTTTGCAAATGAGCTAATAATTGCGTTGATCGGCAACATGTTTTTAAATAGCAGTAAGGCTATAAATGAAAGTTAAGTTTATTTAAGTAACGCATAAGCCCTGGCTTGAAATTTACTTTCATCGCTATGTATACCAGAAAACTCTTTTTCAGAGAACTGTGTTTTGAGAAAATAGAGAGGCTTAAAACCATAGAGAAATTGTTTCTTATTTCTGTCGTAAGTTTTGGTCAGAAGACTGATGCTGTGCGTTGCTTTCAGATAAAAGATACTGGTGCAAACCTTGCTATTTGCCAGTGGGGTTTTGATGATGAGGCAAACCACTTGCTGCTTCAGAATGAGCTGCCTGCTGTTCGTTGGGTTGGTGGACCTGAAATAGAAGTGAGTAAAATCTCTGAAACAAGGCTTTGTACTAGTTTCTCATACGTTTGTTATTTAATCAATACAGTTTATTAAATTGTTTCAGACTCGGGGGAGAACTGCGTAATCTTACGTGTATGAGTAATACTAGTTGGAGAAAAAATCAATGGGGGTCTGTGGGAAGAACTTAGAATGAATGGGACTGTAATCTGTAATTGTAGTCAGTGCATATTTCCATTAAATTCTACGTGACTAGGAATGTTTTTGCTCTTAATCTCATTCTTTGCTCTGCAGAAACAAGGCATCACCTGAAATACCGTCTGAAGTGATGAGAAAATAACCTTTTGGAGTAGGCATCTGATAAATTCCCTTCCACTAGTTTTAAGTGTTAcaaaaacatgaggaaaaactcttCTCAAAATAATTGatgtttgtttaattttagtTAATTGCCATTGCAACTGGAGGGCGCATCGTTCCtcgcttctgtgagctcacagcagagaAGCTTGGTTTTGCTGGTATTGTCCGAGAGATCTCCTTTGGAACAACAAAGGATAAAATGCTTGTCATTGAACAGTGTCAGAATTCTAGAGCTGTGACCATTTTCATTagaggaggaaataaaatggTGAGATAATTTGTTGCTAATGTTTGATTGATTGTTTGCTGAATGTGTAGATTCATTCAGAAACATGTTAATGCTTTCGTTCTTCTGTTTAAACTTTACTTGGAGTGTGTACAAGTCAGGGTGGGGTGAGGATTGATGTAGTCAGCAGTGACTGTTTGTTAGGTACAGCTAGATTCACATGGTATGCTTTTCAATGAAAATTTTATGATGTCTCAGTGCTGTTAGACCATGTAGTTcataaatacagaaacaaaattatttgtggATGGTCTTATTTGCCCTTCCTATGGAAGGGTTACTCTTGATGCATTAGTGTTTTTGCCAGATCAGGTTTTAATATTTATATGTCAGTTACGTCACATACATATGTAATCTTctgatttagttttttttttaaaaataagaaaaagataaaaacccAGAATAAGACCATTTTGAATGGCAGTATACTTGGTTCCTGGTTGTACTGTTAGTGTTAAATTATATTTAGAACAAGTCCTATTTTGAGTGAAAAACATGGGAAACAAAGAACATAGTCCCTTATTTGAGGAGagcttttgagaaagaaaaattatttctttaaaagataaGCGTAAGTTCCTAAATGCTTCTACATTTATTAAGGTTGGGAGTTGACACAAAGTCCAGCCTGCATATAATAATGtaagtgctttttattttggaaaaatgcaAGATTGAAACTACAGAAACTAATATGATGAGATTTTCAATCCATAGATACAACAAATTGCATTGAAAaggtgtgtatttttttattgtgTGTGCTGCTATCTATCTCACACTTTATTTTGATATACTGTAGCCTAGGCCTGTTAAGAGATTCTTTTATTAACTTGCAGTTTCTATTTCTGTattagcaaatacattttttatagACTTCATTTGTGTATATTGTAAAGTATATGCTATTTTATAATTTAAGATTATTGAAGAAGCAAAACGATCTCTTCATGATGCACTGTGTGTAATCCGAAATCTTGTTCGTGATAATCGGATTGTGTATGGTGGTGGTGCAGCTGAAATTTCTTGTGCTTTGGCTGTCAGTGAAGCAGCAGATAAGGTAAGAAAGAAACCTTTACaacttttttcaattaaaattaaattcatggagaagaagaaaaagaattaagagCTCCCAGAAAGTGAATCTTAAGGAAACTTCTGGCATGCACTGATAACCAGTGCTAAAGTTTTGCTTGCCTGTTTTGCAAAAATATCTTTTGGGTACTGAGATATGTGTTTCCCAGAAAAAGTCTGCATATCATACATACAGTTTTATGACTAGtataaaaatctgcttttgctaACATTGTAGTAATAGCTATATGATTTTGCTTTCTTAGTGTCCATCTTTGGAACAGTATGCTATGAGAGCTTTTGCAGATGCCCTGGAGGTAATTCCTATGGCACTTTCTGAGAACAGTGGTATGAATCCTATACAGACTATGACTGAAGTGCGGGCTAGACAAGTGAAGGAAAATAATCCTGCTCTCGGCATTGATTGTTTGCAGAAGGGAACAAATGGTAAGAAGCGTAGTGTGGTGAAGGCGTGTAACAGAAGGGTTTTTTCTCAAAACTTGAAGGGCTTACTGTTTTGCCTTTTGGCCCTCTTTAACCTATGCATCACTTCAGTTACGAACTCTTGTCCCTTGTCATAAtaaatgcgggggggggggggggggggagggaatggaAGGCGCGATATGTGCGTGCCTCACAGGTGAAGAAATATAATTGCATGAACGCTTTTTTTGGTTGCAAGATTAGCTGAAGATACTACTGATCTTGTGGTACAGGAGTAAAAATTACTCACTGTGAGGTAAGGGAGGGCTGTGTTTTAATTACAGTAATTTTAGTGATCCAGTTCAGTAGAAGTTCCAGGTAGTCTTGTTCACATAGctatgtgtgcatatatagacCTGTAATAAGTTTGTTGCAGACTAAGAAATCAGTatatgaaaactttttttcatcTGGAAATATCCTTGTCACATTCTtctattctgctgctttttttcaaaaaggtAGTAAATTTTGAGACATAATATAAGGCATTGCGTTTATGTAAATGTATAAGCCTTTTTTTGTTAGGTGCTTGTGCTTTCATGCCACTCTGTACTTTCACTTCTCCGGTGGTCGCTGTGCTTTTAGGGTTCTTTCAGTGTTTCTACATGGAAACCGTCCTCTAAAAATGAAtgcaggaaggaagaaagaggggaaaaaggggaaggacTCAGTTAGAAAGAGAATTTTTCTTAATGTAGTAAGTCTGGGTTCTTACCAAAGACCTTAAAACTCTCATTTATACAATTTATTGGTCAACAGTGGTGGCAAAGAGTAATAATTAGAATACAGTCTTTAAAGTTGGATAGCAAATGACTTTGTCAGGTAAATGTTATCTTTAGTTTTAAGGAGGGTACCTAATTCTTCTTCTTTCGTTTGGCAGATATGAAGCAGCAGCATGTTATAGAAACTTTGATTGGTAAGAAACAACAGATTTCCCTGGCTACTCAAGTTGTTAGAATGATTCTGAAGATTGATGATATTCGTAGACCAGGAGAATCTGAAGAGTGAAggctgaaaaacaagaaacattaAGGGGTTCACAGCAGTAGCGAAGATGGCAGGATTCTGATGCTTAATCTTCAGCTATTTATTTTTGACACTTTTTGTTTCATATATTGTAATGGGTAATTGTTGGAAATAAAACATGATTCAGCACTTGTGGTATCAAGACCTGTTTAAGAAGTATCATTGCATATTTTCCTAAATGGATGTACGTATTCATAGGAAACACTTTATTCAAAATAGAATATCATAGGCCCTTTTCCATTGCTCCTGCAGCTCACTATAGCTGCTTGTGAGCAAATCCCATAGGTGCTCATTTGAAGAGGTCTGCAACTCTTCAGTAATGGAAGTGGAGAATTATAGTAGGCTTCAGTAATTCATACATATTAAATAATGACAAGTATGAAGTGTAAATATGATTTATAGTACCTGTATTTCCTGCTTCTAATTCCATATTGGTTTTCAATGGTAAACTGAAGAAGTGAAGTTTTTTGTGGTACTGAATACAGGCTATTTATTTCAGGGCTGCTTTAACACACTTCATGAAATTGCATTCCAGGTCTTTAACTGTTGTGTTATTCACAGTGTTTATAACCATTTGAGTAGTGGCACATAAGAACATCACATCACAAGAAAGAAGGTAAATAATTATGTCAAGTCACTGGACATTTAGGTGTGCTTATGAAGAAAGTTTCTTAACTGTATGCTGGAAAAATCTTCAAAGATGTTATCTAGATATTTTAGTCATAATTTGGCATGTTACCCCTCTGTAATAAAAGGTGAGGCTACATTTTTCCTGTAGTGTGTTCCCTCATATATGCAAATAAGAGCTTTTTCAGGGGTATACACATTCAGCCAAGTATTGTTTTCTAGAGCTTTTATCTGTACTATGAAGACTGAGTGTACTTATTTGAAAAGTCCCAAGAATGACTGATTTTGAGAATGGCAGAGTAAAATTTATTAGTAAGGTGACTCGTATGTGAAATTATTAGCGAGAAACAAGTGGCAGACCAATGTTCACATCTGTATGTACAATGttcctttttcagatttttcaaatttcaaaagacagagaaatgtTGAGTTGATGTTTTCAGTATTACTTGCATTTCACTTCAGTATGTAGTTTTGAAGTATCACAGGTACAGGGAAAATCTGAGTTTGTTTTCCTTAGGAACTACTGTTAGCTAACATGTAATCATAACAAGTAATGATTGGAACAAAACACATCtctggaataaaagaaaatcatTCAGTGAATGTCTGtagggggggagaggaagagggttaaaaataaaaattttgtttgACTATTAAGGTGGCGAGTTCAAGGATTTGTTATAATACAAGTATATTTCCAGAACTCCTTAAGAAAGAATTTTGCAGaactttgtttttgttattagAAAATGAGTGCTATTAACTTAGGCATCTCATTGTTCTTCTTTGCATTTCTCTACAATAGCTTTATTTACATGCAGTTCAATGGACAAAAACAATCAGTTTTACTGCTGCTGAAGTCCTGCATTTTGAATTAATTCATGATTGTAATTGCAAATCTAACAGTGGTTCACATAGAGCCATTTTCTTACTTAGATCaatagaaggaaaagaaaaaagctatagCCAGAACTTCCATAAAGCAGTTAAACTGTACATTCCACCCGCTATTGGAATTATATGTAGTCACTGAACTGAAGTGAGTTACAGAAAATGGTGGGTTATTCAAATTTTTCCCTTCAGATCATGTTCCCTGTCTTGTCCAAATCAGTGAATTCAGTTGCcaaatttgttttaaagcttCACTTATGAACTGTTTCAGTCAGGTTGTCTTTTAACATGCTGAGAAAATATAACTCATTTTAAATAAGAGGTGCCAAGAAATGTGCAGTACTGGACAGCTGTTCTGCATTTAGATATTCCTGTTAGGCTCTGTGTAAACAACGCTGCAATTAGAGGGGGGGGAAGCTGTGATTGTGCTCTGCACATTTTATGTGGAGTTGGTTTACAAAAATCTGGAGTTTGCACTCAGTAGTGTAAAAACTGCAAAGGACTGGATCGTTCTCCCTGTCAGCAAGATCTTAAGCACAGTATGCTGGTAGTTTCTAAGCAAATATGAGCTGAAATCTGGTCAGATTTGATTGGTCTTTTCAGGGATGCATTTTAACTACAAACTGCTGCATAATTTAGAGGCCTTTGGAACATGGAACAAATAGTTTGGCTCTAAGAATTACAAAATAGTATGTTTTCACCAAGTTGGCTTATGGAAATAATGTTTTTATGCTCtgtacataaatattttttaatcttcaaCCAGCCCTTGGTACGGAAAGCTTGAAACTGGGTGGTAGAACTTTGACAAAATTCTAAGAaaatgaggactttttttttttttttttttttggtaaggctCATGCTTCTGATCTTAGGGGTAGTGTTAGCACTGTTGTCAGTGATCAAGTGCTCTGTTGAGAGAACTGGAGGATAAATGACTTTCAACACAGCCTGCAACATGCAACTGAAGCTTAAAATTAATGAAACCAATGCATTAATGAAATTAATGAAAGCAATGCaaaattaatgaaacaaaatggtCAAAGAAAATGGAGCAGATATACTTGAATAATGATTAAGTTGTTGGAGACAAACACTGATATGCAAATTAAGTGTGTGATATGTGCAAATATTTGTACCATTAGAAAGCTTAAAAGCCTTGCCTAGTCTGTCTGGGGCTTGGAGTTGTACCTGTGGAGGGATAGTCAGCCAATAGTCCCTTTCGAATACCACTTAGTTATTGTAGGGAAAAAGCAAAGTTGACCACTGGAGGGCAACATATGCTTGTTGCTGGGAGCGCAAGACAGGTTCCTCTCTGTCCCTCTCAGTCATGCCCAACCCATGGCAGCCAGCAGCTACTAGGCACCTGTCACCCTGGGCTGGTCTTCTGACTTTGGGCAAGCTACAGGGAGGGTTTCAGCTGAAACAGGTTTGAGTAGATCTTTGCAGGGACAGGGTTATGCAGAGCTGTGAAACATGATTGTTCTTCTAGAGACTGgtgctttttaaagtattttttcccatGCTTAGGAAAAGCTGCTCTCTTTGTGATGATCTTTATGACCATGTTCTGCTTGGTGAAGACACATCATAAAGTGAGCAGTTTCAGTCTAAATGATTCAGTTTGACAAAGTTACAGGCAACAACATATATGGCCTTAGAGTGGAAGAGTCAAGGAGCCTTGTTAGTATTGCAGGTCCGCTGTCTCTCTCCGTGATATCAAGTTACCTGGATGTTAGGATACCTAGATCCAGACCTACATAAACAAAGCTGACTGGCTCTAGGACCTGTCCAGGCTGCATTTCTTTATGCTAAAGCTGTTATTATTCTTTATGCTAAAGCAGGAAAGAGGATGCTGTTGAAGctgttttcctctgtggcagaaaGTATCCTGTACACTTACTCTCCCTTTCTGTGGCTGCCAACTGTTCCCTGGGCAGCAGCAAGAGACTGGCCAGAAATGGATATGGATACTACTGGCTTGACCCATTTTCCCTTAAAGAACAAGTTGGGAAAATTTTCCTCTTCATCCTGACCGTGCAAGACACTATTAAAAATTACTGTTATATTGGCTGTTGGGGGTGGTTAGTACACCCCCCCAAACTCCTACCGTCATCCAAGGATGATTCAGTTGGGAGGTTTGGGTCCTGGGAGACTAGCCTTGTTTGTCCTCTCTGCATAAAGTGCCTCTCCATTTCAACTCTTGGAGGCTTTCCCAGGAACTTTCTGCCAGGGAACATTTCTCACCATGTTAAAGAGCCAGTTAAATGGACTGACAGTGTTTGCTTTGTAAACAAGTAATCTCTGTGATACAAGAGAGACAGTTTGCTAAATTCAAAAACTGGAGGGTATAGCTTAGTACTTTCTCTGTAAGAAATCGATCTTGGGATACCTGCCTGGAGCATGTGTGCTAGAATCTGCATCTGCACAAGTTTCTTCCCCCAGCTATTGGGAACCAGTCACTGTGTTATACTGGGGCTTCTGCTCTGCGGTGCCGAATGGCAGGAGTACAGGAACTGAAAGAAGCAGGTCTTTTGCAGGTGTCTGGTGTCTGAGTGCTCAGTGAATGCAGCACTGGACACCGCTGTCAGGCCCCTCAGTGCTCTCTCTTCACCCTGCAGAGGTTTAGCtgcctgtgctcaaggccagctctgacaTAGCACAGCTGTGTGACTTTGGATTGGACAGCTGGGAAAAATGCTGGGTGAAAAAGATCTGTGAGAAGCCATGGGGCCTTCTTTTATTCAGGAGCTGCATTCAAGCTTGGCCCCTTGCCTTTGGTCCTTGCCTAAGGTATGTTGCAACTATGCCTGTGCCTGGTCATGTGCCTTTCTGATCCTGATGCTCATTTGACTACCTGGCTTGATCTCAAACTTGCGTCATCACCATGGCCTGGTGATCTGGACTTTTGGCTGATCCTGGTCACCATTACTGGACCTGTTCTACTCTTCTTGCTTTGGTACTGTGGGACTGCACCCCTTGTTGGTGAGGTTGCTCTTCTTGCCCGCTTTGCTGTCACCCTCAGCACTTGGCTCAGAGAAGGAGACAGGAAATAGAGAAAACTGAAGCACAGGGAGGTGAACAAGAAGGAATTAATATTTGCAATGGGGGTGCCTGCCTTGTAGTATGCAGAGAACTACAGCGGCCATTGAGCTGTGGCTGGTGCCAAGGAACTCTGGAAGAGAGCACTGGCCAGATGTCTGGAAGTAGCACCTCAGGATGCCATTTAAGGAGCCTAGGAGGCTCACTTTTTTGGGATGGACACCAGGAAGATAGTTCCCCTGTAGCATAGCAGCAAGAAGGGCTGTGTAAGCAAAGGTGGAGCAAGCACAGCGCAACTTGGTTACAGTGTATGGTAGGTAGCTGGGACAAGGAAAGAAAGGTCAgggaaagaagaataaaatattagAATTAGGAAAAGGTGTCAGTGTGAGTAGCTTTTGTTATCAAGGATTGCTGAAGACATCAGCTCTGTGGGATGGGATGCTACGTAAGCCCTCTATCCCAAGAGAAAAGTTGAGCAGCTGAGTTGCACAGGGTTATAAATGCTAAATATGAATTCTCActctttttctgtcctttctgttTGGAGTAGGGCCCATAATGGGATATAGTGTTTTCtgctaaaaagaaaagttcaCAATTGTGTTGGCTTCATCTTCAAAGTATCCCAATGCAGTAGCTAAACAAAGAGCAGGAGTTAGGAACTTGCGAATGCTAAGACTGAACTAAGATGTTGGACTTGGTTATTCATCTGTACCTTGGCCATATCTCAGTGGTTCCCATTCTACTTGGCTGGagcttcatttcttttctgctgccaCCAAAATCAAAGCAGATTTCTCTCTTCCGTCACTGTAACAACTGACTATGTATTCCCTTCCCTGAACTCCAAAGTGTTGTTTGGTTCATGAGTCCATGGAAGAAAATTGTCAAGGACCACTAAATACAAAGTTACAATATCTGGCTATCTGCAAGATTCTCTAAGTCACACTCTGCTGCAAGTGGGATGTTTTCTTTGAGGAATTACCACCATATACTTGCCCTGtccttatcttttttttccctgatgacTGTTAGAAACAGGTTATTGGATTATATTAGACATTTGGTCTGAAATAGTACAGGCATTCTTATCTTTTAAGTACAATTATGTTGAGGCAAGTTTTTCAAAACTTGTGTTTTAGCTAAAACTAGCTGATTTGAAGAACAAGGTATAACTGATTATCACTGGTGAACCAGCAGATTATCAAAATCATGTAGCTGCCTAATGCTCTTAAAGAGGCCACATTGTAAATCTTTTCCTGGAATATAGTCCAAAGTCACATGATGAATACATTTTCCCCCACACCGTAATTTCtggcagaaaatttaaaaaattgttttatatttgGTCAATATGGTACCATTTTAATAAGCAAAAAATCTTTAGGTCATTAAAATGTACAGAGATCTCACCGAAGCAGCGTTGCTTTTGTCTCTTTAAATCTTTCTATTAGTTGGACATTAAATTAGCGGTTTTGCAAAGATTGTCCTGACATCACATTTAATTTTAGataggtttgtttttaaaagaaaaataaatgtaatccAAATTTTTAAAAGGTTAGTTTGAAGTTAAAGATTTCATGATTTGTAACCATGCAGTCATGATTTACAGTTTATATTTCATGATATACATACAGTCTTTATAGTGCCCTTCTGTACTATGCAATGAAAATCTTCTGCTTCTGTAAAACTCATAGGAACCAAATAGGTTCCTTGAAAATGATGTTCATTCCTTCACTCCAAATGAGGAGGGAATGGTTTCCCTGCTGGCATAAACAGAGTCCCTGTACTTTGAGGAATGTCTAGTGTCGTCTCAGCTGCTCTGATCTCAGGGCCTCAGGGCCCTCAGACTGTCTCAGTTTCAAGAGGCTTCTTTGATTTACGTGCCTTATGTCACCTACTTCTCAGAGTATCGGGAAAACCTGTCCAACATTAAAATCGCTGAGTTCCCGCTCTCTAACTGGACTGTCCTGCGGTGAATTTCTATGCCAGCTGCTAGTACCCATCAGTCACTGACCATTCCCATCACTCAGCTTGAAAGTGAAAAGCTTTCTACAATCTCTTGACCTTTCtcccatgcacaccccactgacTTCTCTATTGCCTGCTGCCAGATATTTGTTCTTATAACCCACTGGTAGGGGCTGCTGGTACTCACATTTGGTTGGGTTTTTCACTAAACATTAGGCTTCTCAAAGGACCAGAGTAACAACTGAGTCCAGCTGTGGCTCTTAAAGCACTAGCCCTGGGTGGTCATTCGTTCTCCCTACTCTTTACTGCTGTTTAAATTAGAGTCTTGGTCTTAGCTGACGTTAGCTGGTTTCCTGTTTTTCACATCCAGCTACTGTGCTGGCTGGTATTTTGCAAGTGCCTTGAGTAGATGATTAGATGTGAGGTCTTCTCATTAACATGTCTCTTGTAATTGGAAAAGGGCCAAAGGCCAGGAAAGGCAAGTTCCCAGCGCTGCCTTTGATTTAAGGGCAGCACTACCAGTTCAGGTGAAGTGATTGTGAGTGCTACTGGTTGGAAATGTGGCCCAGAAGGGTGGAGGGTGATGCATGCAGAGGGCTGGGGAAGCAGGAGTGACTGAGATAACTGAAAACTTGCTTAGGAAAAGTCCTTTGCTGAGTAACTTTGGCATTGGGTTGTAATGGAACATCATCTCAATACTGGTTGCATT
This Dromaius novaehollandiae isolate bDroNov1 chromosome 2, bDroNov1.hap1, whole genome shotgun sequence DNA region includes the following protein-coding sequences:
- the CCT5 gene encoding T-complex protein 1 subunit epsilon produces the protein MSAMGTLAFDEYGRPFLILKDQERKTRLMGLEALKSHIMAAKAVANTLRTSLGPNGLDKMMVDKDGEVTVTNDGATILNMMDVDHQIAKLMVELSKSQDDEIGDGTTGVVVLAGALLEQAEQLLDRGIHPIRIADGYEQAARIAIEHLDKISDSFPVDPQNTEPLIQTAKTTLGSKVVNRCHRQMAEIAVNAILTVADMERKDVDFELIKVQGKVGGRLEDTQLVKGVIVDKDFSHPQMPKELKDAKIAILTCPFEPPKPKTKHKLDVTSVEDYKALQKYEKEKFEEMVKQIKDTGANLAICQWGFDDEANHLLLQNELPAVRWVGGPEIELIAIATGGRIVPRFCELTAEKLGFAGIVREISFGTTKDKMLVIEQCQNSRAVTIFIRGGNKMIIEEAKRSLHDALCVIRNLVRDNRIVYGGGAAEISCALAVSEAADKCPSLEQYAMRAFADALEVIPMALSENSGMNPIQTMTEVRARQVKENNPALGIDCLQKGTNDMKQQHVIETLIGKKQQISLATQVVRMILKIDDIRRPGESEE